A single region of the Prochlorococcus marinus str. MIT 0917 genome encodes:
- a CDS encoding DUF1995 family protein, whose protein sequence is MNNKLPSDLREAESNVYESIQSYFLSNSEQSFLSINLKFEGLRINPIIFRLSNKLSEIKFDNILLWADAGGAALAKRDNPELANKIFTFKEFINSTDSLNSLLLVCSPQPYDIEMFEQVCSHAKSSVIMINGKLEDPIVGIGSVGREMRKRFAEKWQVLYFVQPLSMGALLKKFPNNWELFKLNSNGYSFVNSFDKRPDDETIILNL, encoded by the coding sequence ATGAATAATAAGCTACCGTCAGATCTTAGAGAAGCAGAATCAAATGTATATGAATCAATTCAAAGTTATTTTTTAAGTAATTCTGAACAATCTTTTCTTTCTATCAACCTTAAATTTGAAGGATTAAGAATCAATCCAATAATTTTTCGTTTATCTAATAAACTATCTGAAATTAAGTTCGATAATATTTTATTGTGGGCCGATGCTGGTGGAGCGGCTCTTGCTAAAAGAGATAACCCTGAATTGGCTAATAAGATTTTTACATTTAAGGAGTTTATTAACTCTACAGACTCGTTGAATTCATTATTGTTAGTTTGTTCCCCTCAACCATACGATATTGAGATGTTTGAGCAAGTATGTTCCCATGCTAAATCATCCGTAATTATGATTAATGGCAAGCTGGAAGATCCAATAGTAGGAATCGGAAGTGTCGGTAGGGAAATGAGAAAAAGGTTTGCTGAAAAATGGCAAGTACTTTATTTTGTTCAACCATTATCCATGGGAGCCTTATTAAAAAAATTTCCCAATAACTGGGAGCTTTTTAAATTAAATTCTAACGGATATTCTTTTGTTAACTCATTTGATAAACGTCCTGATGATGAAACAATAATCCTAAACTTATAA
- a CDS encoding D-alanyl-D-alanine carboxypeptidase, whose amino-acid sequence MKKKLYIYIGLFLLSINIVNGTLFSLYSYIRQRLDINTISLEKFNICEPLQDRLEDYTYNFNSNISVSILDDSGDFIVDINGEIPRIPASNQKILSSAFSLDTLGPYYTLNTSLKELSDGSLYIDASGDPDFDKSHLEELIDDLNNTNYKPNLQLPIIIKSSNTKNWWPPSWPYADRKEEYGAPITKYSLASNASVDSLNNPIDNFIYELDTALRKKNLSKKYYVKSVNENYPIEYISTNKVINSAPLYILLNLVNSESHNFTAEVIFRHSLNDWSHDFPNLKYMNWIKDQNFKSDNFIFADASGLSRKNRVTTYGLSQFLRRMKLNRFSDYYFSSFSILGVRGSLANVNAPVNLKGRILAKSGRLKNVRSVSGIILGEGKVFSIIVNNMDNSTKHIMKILSIVDNNNYCN is encoded by the coding sequence ATGAAAAAAAAGTTATATATATATATTGGCTTATTTCTATTATCAATAAATATAGTTAATGGAACTTTATTTTCATTATATTCTTACATAAGACAAAGGCTTGATATAAATACTATAAGTCTTGAAAAGTTTAATATATGTGAGCCTTTGCAAGATAGATTGGAGGATTATACTTATAACTTTAATTCTAATATTAGCGTTAGTATTTTAGATGATTCTGGGGATTTTATTGTAGATATTAATGGTGAAATACCTAGAATCCCTGCCTCTAATCAGAAGATTCTTTCTAGCGCTTTCTCTTTAGACACCTTAGGACCTTATTATACTCTTAATACATCTTTAAAAGAGCTAAGTGATGGAAGCTTATACATTGATGCATCTGGTGATCCAGATTTTGATAAAAGTCATTTAGAAGAGTTAATTGATGATCTTAATAATACTAATTATAAGCCTAATTTACAATTGCCAATTATAATTAAAAGTAGCAATACAAAAAATTGGTGGCCTCCTAGCTGGCCTTATGCCGATAGAAAAGAAGAATATGGGGCTCCTATTACTAAGTATTCATTAGCTAGTAATGCAAGTGTTGATTCTTTAAATAATCCGATTGACAATTTTATTTATGAGTTAGACACTGCTCTACGAAAAAAGAATTTATCTAAAAAATATTATGTAAAATCCGTGAATGAAAACTATCCTATTGAGTATATTTCGACAAATAAAGTTATCAATTCAGCCCCTTTATATATTTTACTAAATCTTGTTAATTCTGAGAGCCACAATTTTACTGCTGAAGTTATTTTCAGACATTCATTAAATGATTGGTCACATGATTTTCCTAATCTAAAATACATGAATTGGATAAAAGATCAAAACTTTAAATCTGACAATTTTATTTTTGCAGATGCTAGTGGTTTATCAAGAAAGAATAGAGTTACTACCTATGGTTTGTCACAGTTTTTGAGAAGAATGAAACTTAATAGATTTTCTGACTATTACTTCTCATCATTTTCAATATTAGGTGTTAGGGGATCGTTAGCTAATGTAAATGCACCAGTAAACCTTAAGGGTAGAATTTTGGCTAAATCCGGAAGGCTTAAGAATGTTAGATCAGTTTCTGGTATTATATTAGGAGAGGGCAAAGTTTTTAGTATTATAGTTAACAATATGGATAATTCGACTAAACATATAATGAAAATATTATCAATAGTAGATAATAATAATTATTGTAATTAA
- the coaD gene encoding pantetheine-phosphate adenylyltransferase, whose protein sequence is MKALYPGSFDPLTFGHLDLIQRGSDLFGEVLIAVLENPSKKATFSCDRRIEQIKNATKDIPGCRTIAFKGLTVDCARTHNADLILRGLRAMSDFEYELQVAHTNRSLNNQYETIFLATETHHSFLSSSVVKEVARFGGEIRHMVPEFIAKDLIALNNN, encoded by the coding sequence ATGAAGGCTCTTTATCCCGGTAGTTTCGATCCATTAACGTTTGGACACCTTGATCTAATTCAAAGAGGAAGTGATTTATTTGGAGAAGTTCTCATTGCAGTATTAGAAAATCCATCAAAAAAGGCAACTTTCTCGTGCGATAGAAGAATTGAGCAGATCAAAAATGCTACCAAAGATATACCAGGTTGTAGAACAATAGCTTTTAAAGGTCTAACTGTGGATTGTGCTCGTACACATAATGCTGATCTTATTTTAAGAGGCTTAAGAGCTATGAGTGATTTTGAATATGAACTACAGGTTGCTCATACAAATAGGTCTTTAAATAATCAATACGAAACAATTTTTCTCGCGACAGAAACACATCATAGCTTTTTAAGTAGTTCTGTAGTTAAAGAAGTCGCAAGATTTGGTGGTGAGATTCGTCATATGGTTCCTGAGTTTATAGCCAAAGATCTTATAGCACTAAATAATAATTAA
- a CDS encoding flavin reductase family protein, giving the protein MTLNQDAKKVLLRKIPHGLFICAVREGDEINGFTASWVTQGSFTPPLVVMAVRADGSSHGIIQRTKMFSLNVLREDQKDLAAVFFKPQKGLGGRFEACKFTYGEFGMPLIEDVIGGVECEVISGVEHGDHTVFVAEVKSAVLNKDGSALNLASTGWNYGG; this is encoded by the coding sequence ATGACTCTTAATCAGGATGCCAAAAAAGTTCTTTTGCGCAAAATCCCTCATGGATTATTTATATGTGCAGTAAGAGAAGGAGATGAAATAAATGGTTTTACTGCTAGCTGGGTAACACAAGGTTCATTTACGCCTCCTTTAGTTGTAATGGCTGTTCGCGCTGATGGATCTAGTCATGGAATTATTCAAAGAACTAAGATGTTTTCTCTAAATGTGTTGAGAGAAGATCAAAAGGATCTAGCAGCTGTATTCTTTAAGCCACAAAAAGGATTAGGTGGACGATTTGAAGCTTGTAAATTTACTTATGGAGAGTTTGGTATGCCCTTAATCGAAGATGTAATAGGTGGAGTTGAATGTGAAGTTATTTCGGGCGTAGAACACGGCGACCATACAGTCTTTGTCGCTGAAGTAAAGAGTGCAGTATTGAATAAAGATGGATCTGCCTTAAATTTAGCGAGTACAGGTTGGAACTATGGCGGCTAA
- the uvrC gene encoding excinuclease ABC subunit UvrC, with product MELTPLIKDKLRLSSFLKDIPNDPGCYLMKDREDRLLYVGKSKKLRNRVRSYFRASDELSPRISLMVRQVVDIELIVTDTESEALTLESNLIKSNQPYFNILLKDDKKYPYICITWGDKYPRIFLTRKRRERQKNDKYYGPYVDVYLLRQTLFSIKKLFPLRQRRIPLYKDRTCLNYSIGRCPGVCQEEISSEDYKNTLKRVEMIFQGRTEELRLLLEKQMHSFSESLKFEEAGSVRDQLKGIDRLYESQKMIIPDSSVCRDIIALASEENISSIQIFQMRSGKLIGRLGYFSDNNNLSTSQILQKVVENHYSNVDPIEIPSEILVQNQLQNTDIISDWLSDLKKQKVNITIPKRSKKAEIIKLVEKNANMELQRIRQSHDKNLVELDDLTNILELVKIPKRIECYDISHIQGSDAVASQVVFIDGIAARQHYRKYKIKSSNIKLGHSDDFESMAEVITRRFKRWARYKDDGGDMNKLSSNQSSVLDKDNMNDWPDLVVIDGGKGQLSSVLEALEELNLDQNINLISLAKKKEEIFIPNVKQSLDTDPNQPGMLLLRRLRDEAHRFAITFHRQKRSQRMKRSQLNEIPGLGPQRIKLLLEHFRSIEAIQMASLSELSSAPGLGSSTAGVIRNYFHPNENK from the coding sequence GTGGAATTAACGCCGTTAATTAAGGACAAGTTAAGACTATCGAGTTTTTTGAAGGATATACCAAACGATCCTGGTTGTTATTTGATGAAAGATCGTGAGGATAGATTGTTATATGTTGGTAAGTCAAAAAAGTTAAGAAATAGAGTTAGAAGTTATTTCCGAGCCAGTGATGAATTGAGTCCAAGAATCTCTTTAATGGTTAGGCAAGTTGTAGATATTGAGTTGATAGTTACTGATACCGAAAGTGAAGCCTTAACTCTAGAATCAAATTTAATAAAATCTAATCAACCCTATTTTAATATTCTATTAAAAGATGATAAGAAATATCCCTATATTTGTATAACCTGGGGTGATAAATATCCAAGAATCTTTTTAACTAGGAAAAGACGGGAAAGACAGAAAAATGATAAATATTATGGTCCATACGTTGATGTTTATTTACTTAGACAGACCCTATTTAGTATAAAAAAATTGTTTCCTCTTAGACAAAGAAGAATACCGCTTTATAAAGATAGAACGTGTCTTAACTATTCAATTGGAAGATGTCCAGGCGTGTGTCAAGAAGAAATAAGTTCAGAAGATTATAAAAATACACTAAAACGAGTTGAAATGATATTTCAAGGTAGAACTGAAGAATTGAGACTATTATTAGAAAAACAGATGCATTCTTTTTCAGAGTCATTGAAGTTTGAAGAAGCTGGATCTGTCAGAGATCAGCTAAAAGGTATTGATAGATTGTATGAATCTCAAAAGATGATTATTCCTGATTCATCTGTATGCAGAGATATAATCGCATTGGCATCCGAAGAGAATATATCCTCTATTCAAATTTTTCAAATGCGATCAGGAAAATTAATTGGAAGACTTGGATATTTCTCAGATAATAATAATCTCAGTACCTCTCAAATACTTCAAAAAGTTGTAGAAAATCATTACTCAAATGTAGATCCGATTGAAATACCATCAGAAATATTAGTTCAAAATCAATTACAAAATACAGATATAATATCGGATTGGCTAAGTGACTTAAAAAAGCAAAAAGTTAATATAACAATCCCAAAAAGATCTAAGAAGGCGGAAATTATAAAATTAGTAGAAAAGAATGCAAATATGGAGTTGCAAAGAATTAGACAATCTCATGATAAAAATTTAGTTGAGCTTGACGATTTAACCAATATACTTGAGTTAGTAAAAATTCCAAAAAGAATAGAATGTTATGATATTAGTCATATTCAAGGTAGTGATGCTGTCGCTTCTCAGGTAGTATTTATTGATGGTATTGCGGCTAGGCAACATTACAGAAAATATAAAATTAAAAGTTCAAATATAAAACTAGGACATAGTGACGATTTCGAATCAATGGCTGAAGTTATTACTAGGAGATTTAAAAGATGGGCTCGTTATAAAGATGATGGGGGTGATATGAATAAACTATCAAGTAATCAATCTAGTGTTTTAGACAAGGATAATATGAATGATTGGCCTGATTTAGTTGTAATAGATGGAGGTAAAGGGCAATTAAGTTCGGTATTAGAGGCTTTAGAAGAGTTGAATCTAGATCAAAATATAAATCTCATATCTTTAGCCAAAAAGAAAGAAGAGATATTTATTCCAAATGTTAAACAATCATTAGACACTGACCCTAATCAACCTGGAATGCTTTTGTTAAGAAGACTTAGAGATGAAGCTCATAGGTTTGCAATTACCTTTCACAGACAAAAAAGAAGTCAACGTATGAAACGCTCTCAATTAAATGAGATACCCGGATTGGGACCACAAAGAATCAAATTATTATTGGAGCATTTTAGATCAATAGAGGCTATTCAAATGGCATCTCTTTCCGAACTTTCATCAGCGCCAGGCTTAGGATCATCTACTGCTGGTGTTATTCGAAATTATTTTCACCCAAATGAAAATAAATAA
- the hemJ gene encoding protoporphyrinogen oxidase HemJ gives MIFSPETYLWFKSFHIIGVVVWFAGLFYLVRLFIYHVEVQNEKEEIRDIFNKQYTLMEKRLANIITTPGMVLAVIMASGLLYMQPVYLTQTWMQIKLLFVAFLLIYHFYCYKIMNELTNNQYNYSGQQLRALNELPTLLLVVVVMLVVFKNQFPTSAASWLIFGLILFMAASIQFYAKWRRNRKQLT, from the coding sequence ATGATTTTTTCACCAGAGACATATTTATGGTTTAAATCATTTCATATTATCGGTGTAGTTGTTTGGTTTGCAGGCTTATTTTACCTAGTCAGATTATTTATATATCATGTAGAAGTCCAGAATGAGAAAGAAGAAATAAGGGATATATTTAATAAGCAATATACATTAATGGAAAAAAGACTAGCTAATATTATAACAACTCCTGGCATGGTATTAGCTGTCATTATGGCATCTGGATTATTATATATGCAGCCTGTATATCTTACACAAACATGGATGCAGATTAAATTATTGTTTGTCGCTTTTTTACTTATTTATCATTTTTATTGCTATAAAATCATGAACGAATTAACTAATAATCAATATAATTATAGTGGACAGCAACTCCGTGCTTTGAATGAGTTGCCGACACTATTATTAGTAGTTGTTGTCATGCTTGTTGTATTTAAAAACCAGTTTCCAACTAGTGCAGCAAGTTGGTTGATATTTGGCTTAATTCTCTTTATGGCTGCAAGTATACAGTTTTATGCTAAATGGAGAAGAAATAGGAAACAATTGACTTAG
- a CDS encoding PHP domain-containing protein — MSDIDSTELINIIKSITKNSCPNSINFHMHSTFSDGSLTAKQIYYQAIELNIDHYAITDHHSVNAYIELSKISDSIYKQRSNLPKLWTGIEITCLLKGCLVHVLGLGFDHNSKYLLPYVDHKAAIGNELLASTVVDSIHKANGIAVLAHPARYKLPFDLLINEASKLGFDAVETWYNYERAHNWIPSEFVCDKIFDCVNSYSLLSTCGTDSHGLSLLRR, encoded by the coding sequence ATGTCTGATATTGATTCTACTGAATTAATTAACATAATTAAATCAATTACTAAGAATAGTTGTCCAAATTCTATCAACTTTCACATGCATTCAACATTTAGCGATGGAAGTTTGACTGCTAAACAAATTTATTACCAAGCAATTGAATTAAATATTGATCATTATGCAATTACAGATCATCATTCAGTTAATGCATATATTGAATTAAGCAAAATTAGCGACTCTATATATAAGCAGAGATCAAATCTTCCTAAACTTTGGACTGGTATAGAAATTACTTGTCTATTAAAGGGGTGTTTAGTTCATGTTTTAGGTCTTGGATTTGATCATAATTCAAAATACTTATTACCTTATGTTGATCATAAGGCTGCTATTGGTAATGAATTATTAGCTTCGACAGTAGTAGATTCGATTCATAAAGCTAATGGAATTGCCGTTTTAGCTCATCCCGCTAGATATAAACTTCCATTTGATCTCTTGATTAATGAAGCATCAAAACTTGGTTTTGATGCTGTTGAAACTTGGTATAACTATGAAAGAGCACATAATTGGATCCCATCAGAATTTGTATGCGATAAAATTTTTGATTGCGTAAACTCTTATTCATTATTATCAACTTGTGGTACCGATAGCCACGGACTATCTCTTCTTAGGCGTTAA
- the cobN gene encoding cobaltochelatase subunit CobN, producing the protein MHRISTLPGNEPQEENTFIEQPSAPVIFLTSATSDITCLSTVLKLRDNNKWKNKIRALPIAYLSSNASIDHYITNTCNTAEIILVRFLGSRSYWSYGFEQLGLWQLEKPNRHLIVVSGIESTANDVREISSLNQEKVNLIQTLLNQGGIKNYNYMLQTLEKLIDVEEINLNSDLIEYHDELIKWKWKNNDNPSIAVFLYKSLLQSGNTELADKINDISNKYNLNAKIIWITSFKSKNIENQIISLLEKENIKAIITTTSFSSVEYKHEDVKKNLWDRLDIPVYQLLISSSSITEWKESTVGLNPIDLSIQVVLPEVDGRICTIPVAFKNLTYTDNELSIAVYKTEPYEKHIEWCIKYIKNLTYLQQTNNSKKKIALVIANYPVKDSRIANGVGLDTPESLLNILNWLKDEGYNLGNEDIPDNSKELINLILSHRTNSEETISNEPQSYLNIQDYLIYWKELESKVKEKISNRWGDPLDSFQLEKSGFPINGINFGNITILIQSNRGYESDNLSDLHSPDLPPTHKYIAQYCWLYNTFKANAIVHLGKHGSLEWLPGKGVGLSHNCFPFILCPPIPNIYPFIVNDPGEGSQAKRRTHAIIIDHLTPPLSHAGSFNDLLIIENLIDEYYESKLINDNRNELLEKKILDLLIKNSWPGIESSKLKAEKDKLIIQDLIDNAESYLCEIKNSQIRTGLHVFGVNQSIDKLLELTLTISNVPTGKILGLTQGLAEDLGFTLDPWSDEESKNLNQVDIDLFKDYTDINARKVGKVVDWLNDIGKYIIEFHCFKILNYKNKSKKKIKLESKILNYLDHEKPNIFINHLLNNILPKLLNSSANEKINFLEALDGKRISSGPSGAPTRGKLEVLPTGKNFFSVDIRAIPTETAWDLGKRSAEQIMELYLQENGEHLSHLAISIWGTSTMRNGGEDICQLFALMGLRPIWDGTLRRVVDVEVIPLSVLNRPRVDVTLRISGLFRDAFPQIIELIRRGQNLIGNLKESSSNNPLAESYRNGNTKSRIYGSAPGSYGAGLQEIINSGSWENQSELADAFIEWSKWRYEGSSEIIKDKDGLESNLSKVKVVLHSQDNREHDILDSDDYYQFQGGLISAIKKTTGTDPQAYFADNSRYQRPRIHKLSKEIDKVVRSRLLNPKWIEGIKEHGYKGAFEMSASLDYLFSYDATTNLVPNWCYQSIVNNWLMNNNTKNFISENNPWALRDIAERLLEASNRKLWTNATIEEISSIKKLLSDIDSKIENYTSNNNL; encoded by the coding sequence ATGCATAGAATTTCCACCCTTCCAGGGAATGAACCTCAAGAAGAAAATACATTTATCGAACAGCCGTCAGCTCCAGTTATCTTCCTAACTAGCGCTACATCTGATATAACCTGTTTATCTACAGTATTAAAGCTCCGTGACAATAATAAGTGGAAAAATAAAATAAGAGCATTACCTATAGCTTATTTATCTTCAAATGCATCAATTGATCATTATATAACTAATACATGTAATACAGCTGAAATTATTCTTGTTAGGTTTTTAGGGTCAAGATCATACTGGTCTTATGGATTTGAACAATTAGGTTTATGGCAATTAGAGAAACCAAATAGACATCTTATAGTAGTCTCTGGAATTGAAAGTACAGCAAATGATGTTCGAGAAATTAGTAGCTTAAATCAAGAGAAAGTTAATTTAATACAAACACTTTTAAATCAAGGAGGTATAAAAAACTATAATTATATGCTTCAAACCTTAGAGAAATTAATTGATGTTGAAGAAATTAATTTAAATTCAGATTTAATTGAATATCATGATGAGTTAATAAAATGGAAATGGAAAAATAATGATAATCCATCTATTGCCGTATTTCTCTATAAATCACTTTTACAATCTGGCAATACAGAGTTAGCTGATAAAATAAATGATATATCTAATAAATACAACTTAAATGCAAAAATAATATGGATTACAAGTTTTAAATCTAAAAATATAGAGAATCAAATAATAAGTTTATTAGAAAAAGAGAACATAAAAGCAATAATAACTACAACCTCATTTTCATCAGTTGAATATAAACATGAAGATGTGAAAAAAAACTTGTGGGATAGATTAGATATACCTGTATATCAACTACTAATATCTAGCTCATCTATAACTGAGTGGAAAGAATCTACAGTAGGTCTTAACCCGATTGACTTATCAATTCAAGTTGTATTACCAGAAGTGGATGGTCGAATATGTACAATTCCAGTTGCATTTAAAAACCTTACTTATACAGATAATGAATTATCAATTGCTGTATATAAAACAGAGCCCTATGAAAAACATATTGAATGGTGCATAAAATATATCAAAAATCTAACTTATCTACAACAAACGAATAATTCAAAAAAAAAGATAGCTCTCGTGATAGCAAACTACCCAGTAAAAGACTCAAGAATTGCGAATGGAGTTGGATTAGATACACCCGAAAGCCTATTAAATATTTTGAACTGGCTTAAAGACGAGGGATATAATCTAGGAAATGAAGATATTCCTGATAATAGTAAAGAATTAATTAACCTTATATTAAGTCATAGGACCAATTCTGAAGAGACAATCTCAAATGAACCTCAATCATATTTAAATATTCAAGATTATTTAATTTATTGGAAAGAACTCGAATCTAAAGTTAAAGAAAAGATATCAAATCGATGGGGAGACCCACTTGATTCTTTTCAATTAGAAAAGTCTGGATTTCCTATTAATGGAATAAACTTTGGAAACATAACAATTTTAATTCAGTCAAATAGGGGTTATGAGAGCGATAATTTATCTGATTTACACTCGCCCGACTTACCTCCTACACATAAATATATTGCACAATATTGTTGGCTATATAATACATTTAAAGCGAATGCAATTGTACATCTGGGTAAACATGGAAGTTTGGAATGGTTACCAGGAAAAGGGGTTGGCTTAAGTCATAATTGTTTCCCATTTATTCTTTGTCCTCCTATTCCAAATATATATCCATTTATTGTAAATGATCCTGGCGAAGGCTCCCAAGCAAAAAGAAGAACACATGCAATCATTATAGACCATTTAACCCCACCACTATCTCATGCCGGTAGTTTTAATGACCTACTAATAATTGAAAATTTAATTGATGAATATTATGAATCTAAATTAATTAACGATAATAGAAATGAATTATTAGAAAAAAAGATACTAGATCTTTTAATTAAAAATTCATGGCCAGGCATTGAATCAAGTAAATTAAAAGCAGAAAAAGATAAATTAATTATACAAGATCTAATAGATAATGCAGAGAGTTATTTATGTGAAATTAAGAATTCTCAGATAAGAACTGGTCTTCATGTTTTTGGAGTTAATCAGAGTATAGACAAATTATTAGAATTAACACTCACAATTTCTAATGTACCTACAGGAAAAATTCTCGGTCTTACACAAGGTTTAGCAGAAGATTTAGGTTTTACGTTAGACCCTTGGAGTGACGAAGAGAGTAAAAACTTAAACCAAGTTGACATTGATTTATTTAAAGACTATACAGATATTAATGCAAGGAAAGTTGGTAAAGTAGTTGACTGGTTGAATGACATTGGGAAATATATAATAGAGTTTCATTGTTTTAAAATACTTAATTACAAGAATAAATCAAAAAAGAAGATAAAACTTGAAAGTAAAATTTTAAATTACCTAGATCATGAAAAACCTAATATTTTTATAAATCATTTACTAAATAATATTTTACCCAAACTATTAAATAGTTCAGCTAACGAAAAAATAAATTTTCTCGAGGCTTTAGACGGTAAAAGAATTTCTAGCGGTCCTTCTGGGGCTCCTACAAGAGGGAAATTAGAAGTTTTACCCACAGGCAAGAATTTCTTTTCGGTTGATATAAGAGCAATACCAACTGAAACAGCTTGGGACTTAGGGAAAAGAAGTGCTGAACAAATAATGGAACTTTACCTACAAGAAAATGGTGAACACCTTTCACACCTTGCTATTTCAATTTGGGGTACTTCAACAATGAGAAATGGTGGAGAAGATATTTGTCAGCTTTTTGCTCTCATGGGTTTAAGGCCAATATGGGACGGTACTTTAAGAAGAGTAGTTGACGTTGAGGTCATTCCCCTAAGTGTATTGAACAGACCAAGAGTAGACGTAACATTGAGAATTTCTGGTTTATTCAGGGATGCATTTCCACAGATAATTGAATTGATTCGAAGAGGTCAAAATCTTATTGGAAATTTAAAAGAATCCTCTTCTAATAATCCACTTGCTGAGTCATATAGAAATGGAAATACAAAATCAAGAATATATGGATCTGCCCCAGGATCATACGGAGCAGGATTACAAGAAATAATCAATAGTGGATCTTGGGAGAATCAATCAGAACTCGCTGATGCTTTTATCGAATGGAGTAAATGGAGATATGAAGGTTCAAGTGAAATCATAAAAGACAAAGATGGATTAGAAAGTAATTTATCAAAGGTAAAAGTAGTACTTCATAGTCAGGACAATAGAGAACATGACATACTTGATTCAGATGATTACTATCAATTTCAGGGTGGATTAATTTCCGCGATTAAAAAAACTACTGGAACAGATCCACAAGCCTATTTTGCAGATAATTCAAGGTATCAACGGCCAAGAATTCATAAACTCTCAAAAGAAATTGATAAAGTCGTTCGTAGCAGATTATTAAACCCTAAATGGATAGAGGGGATTAAAGAACATGGATATAAAGGAGCTTTTGAAATGTCAGCTAGCCTTGACTATTTATTCTCTTATGATGCAACTACAAACTTAGTTCCTAATTGGTGTTATCAATCTATAGTGAATAATTGGTTAATGAATAATAATACGAAAAATTTTATTAGTGAAAACAATCCTTGGGCTTTAAGAGATATCGCTGAAAGATTACTAGAAGCATCTAACAGAAAACTTTGGACAAATGCAACTATTGAAGAAATATCATCTATAAAAAAATTACTATCAGATATAGATAGTAAAATTGAAAACTATACTTCTAATAATAATTTATAA
- a CDS encoding branched-chain amino acid transaminase encodes MHNFLPFAWFEGQCIPFNEAKLSIATHALHYGTAAFGGMRAIPDPNNSKSFLLFRADKHAKRLCQSARFLMTELDEDFVLKSLETFLVKNKPTQPVYIRPFVYTSDLGIAPRLHNIETNFFIYGIELGDYLSPDGVTCRVSSWTRQQDNSLPLRGKISGAYITSSLAKTEAVKSGFDEALLLNSQGKISEASGMNIFIVRNGELITPGVDQDILEGITRSSVIELAKKDGLNVIERPVDKTELFISDEVFLTGTAAKITPIKMIESTSMSKDMPIMNSLRTKLTKITEGLVPEYENWVKRVHID; translated from the coding sequence ATGCATAATTTTCTTCCATTCGCTTGGTTTGAAGGGCAATGTATCCCTTTTAATGAGGCGAAGCTATCTATAGCTACTCATGCACTTCATTATGGAACTGCAGCTTTTGGAGGAATGCGGGCTATTCCTGATCCAAATAATAGTAAATCATTTTTATTATTTAGAGCAGACAAACACGCAAAAAGATTATGTCAAAGTGCTAGATTTTTGATGACTGAATTAGATGAGGATTTTGTATTAAAGTCTCTTGAAACATTTCTTGTTAAAAACAAACCGACTCAACCTGTATACATCAGACCATTTGTATATACTAGTGACTTAGGAATTGCACCAAGGTTACATAATATAGAAACTAATTTCTTTATTTATGGAATAGAACTAGGTGATTATCTATCACCTGATGGGGTTACTTGTCGCGTTAGTAGCTGGACTCGTCAGCAAGACAACTCACTTCCATTAAGAGGTAAAATTAGTGGAGCTTATATCACTAGCTCCTTAGCCAAAACTGAAGCAGTAAAAAGTGGATTTGATGAAGCACTCTTATTAAATAGTCAAGGAAAAATCAGTGAAGCCAGTGGTATGAACATCTTTATAGTACGTAATGGTGAATTAATTACACCTGGTGTTGATCAAGATATTCTTGAAGGTATAACTCGTTCAAGTGTTATAGAACTTGCAAAAAAAGATGGTTTAAATGTTATTGAAAGACCAGTAGATAAAACAGAATTGTTTATATCCGATGAAGTATTCCTTACAGGTACGGCGGCAAAAATTACTCCTATAAAAATGATTGAATCTACATCAATGAGCAAAGATATGCCAATAATGAATTCATTAAGAACGAAGTTGACTAAAATTACAGAAGGTTTAGTTCCTGAATATGAAAATTGGGTTAAACGTGTACATATAGATTAA